Proteins from one Leptospiraceae bacterium genomic window:
- the radA gene encoding DNA repair protein RadA produces MKKPSKLFICQSCGQDYSRWAGKCESCGEWNTIVEETGQERFGKTITKNKLEKYTKPKPISDINEEDYRRIPTGFSELDHVLGGGIVPGSMTLIGGEPGVGKSTLILEMSKSLAKNKKVLYVSGEESAGQISLRAKRMGIDSKNIFISSEIYVDNIASMIASEEPGVAFIDSIQTITRESLPNGAGTVTQLRECSQILLETAKKTNIPIFLIGHITKEGSIAGPKVLEHIVDTVLYFESDKLNYYRLLRGIKNRFGAVGDIAVFEMRSTGLTEVKDKHNLFISSNHENRTGSIISVVMEGSRALSVEVQALVSRSSYSQARRTAEGLDNKRLVLLAAVLEKFMGLKMVECDIFCNLAGGLNIDEPALDLAICASIVSSYIEKTAKKSYAVIGEVGLSGEVRSVSHIHIRLKELASIGITHLILPKGNILEVEDKDLKMELIGIETVRELEKLF; encoded by the coding sequence TTGAAAAAACCGAGTAAACTTTTTATTTGTCAATCCTGCGGACAGGATTATTCACGCTGGGCTGGAAAATGCGAGTCCTGTGGAGAATGGAATACAATCGTTGAAGAAACAGGACAGGAGAGGTTTGGAAAGACTATCACCAAGAATAAATTGGAGAAGTATACCAAACCAAAACCAATTTCTGATATCAATGAAGAGGATTACAGGCGTATACCCACAGGGTTTAGTGAATTAGATCATGTGCTAGGTGGCGGAATTGTTCCGGGCAGTATGACTCTTATCGGTGGAGAACCCGGTGTAGGCAAATCAACATTAATCTTAGAAATGTCAAAGAGCCTTGCTAAGAATAAAAAAGTCCTTTATGTTTCGGGAGAGGAATCCGCAGGTCAAATCAGTCTTCGTGCCAAACGAATGGGCATCGACTCTAAGAATATTTTTATCTCCTCCGAAATCTACGTAGACAATATCGCAAGCATGATCGCAAGCGAAGAACCGGGTGTAGCCTTCATTGATTCCATTCAAACAATCACAAGAGAGTCCCTACCAAATGGAGCAGGAACTGTAACACAACTAAGAGAATGCTCGCAAATACTTCTTGAGACTGCAAAGAAAACAAACATTCCCATTTTCTTAATCGGTCATATAACAAAAGAAGGAAGCATCGCAGGACCCAAAGTTCTAGAGCATATTGTAGACACTGTTCTTTATTTTGAAAGCGATAAGCTCAATTACTACCGACTCCTGCGTGGAATCAAGAATCGTTTTGGTGCGGTAGGCGATATAGCTGTCTTCGAAATGCGCTCTACCGGACTCACCGAGGTAAAAGACAAACACAATCTTTTTATTTCTTCCAATCATGAAAATAGAACAGGCTCTATTATCTCTGTCGTCATGGAAGGAAGCCGTGCTTTATCCGTTGAAGTGCAAGCTCTAGTGAGCCGCTCTTCTTATTCCCAGGCACGCAGAACAGCAGAAGGTTTAGATAATAAGCGCTTGGTTCTACTAGCCGCTGTCTTAGAAAAATTCATGGGTCTCAAAATGGTAGAATGCGATATCTTTTGTAACCTTGCAGGCGGGCTTAACATTGACGAGCCTGCTCTTGATCTTGCAATCTGCGCTTCTATCGTTTCTAGTTATATCGAGAAAACGGCTAAGAAGAGTTATGCGGTCATTGGGGAAGTCGGTCTTTCCGGCGAAGTTAGATCTGTCAGTCATATCCATATCCGCCTAAAAGAACTTGCCAGTATCGGGATAACCCATCTTATCCTACCCAAAGGAAATATCTTAGAAGTAGAAGACAAAGATCTCAAGATGGAACTAATCGGAATCGAAACAGTAAGGGAATTAGAAAAATTGTTTTAA
- a CDS encoding Hsp70 family protein, giving the protein MSWLGIDFGSTNTVVAFAATKDAHSIEYIEFPNKKVYDRIPVLPSEYENLESIVSKSQKFFDRLKSIFRYKKQIRIKSYLDMPFTQKRYTDIKRQIYSAKNNKLLEYKKVMHLFLENLKKQVEEKINDKIEKIVFSYPILNEKDSHIKGEQFHRILEEVTKKVFSEIEIEYFDEVACSALSYGIEGNYICIVDIGGSTTSLSVVKLENNTSVIFTSQSFAFGGKDIDEIISNNTKFDLRKAEEIKIQLSNSESTELEGRNFYRNDLEEWISKEGYYEVIKNEIGKIFEELNSRRIQKEELSHLIFVGGTTKIPSIKKAIIDKFKVHNPDIINEDGNVFGSVSHGGALLSTGIKKNPYLNYFYGIRVINEGQKRNDYQIIFWGNSQSKIGDMKKAEFIRFISEKAEETIYYPIELSIHEFNLDDLTATFQAGNPVYNVNNDKHGVLVGNVEFSKVIQPNFVLKFFITEDKDLRVTIYYDKEVGSEYNDEFICKVR; this is encoded by the coding sequence ATGAGTTGGTTAGGTATTGATTTCGGCTCTACAAATACAGTTGTTGCTTTTGCCGCTACGAAAGATGCACATAGTATAGAATATATTGAATTTCCAAATAAAAAAGTTTACGATAGGATTCCTGTTTTACCTTCTGAATATGAAAATTTGGAATCGATTGTATCTAAAAGTCAAAAGTTTTTTGATCGACTTAAATCTATATTTAGATACAAAAAGCAAATCAGGATAAAAAGTTATTTAGATATGCCCTTCACTCAGAAACGCTATACTGATATTAAAAGGCAAATTTATTCAGCTAAAAATAATAAGTTATTAGAATATAAAAAGGTGATGCATCTATTCTTAGAAAACCTTAAAAAACAGGTAGAAGAAAAAATTAATGATAAAATAGAAAAAATAGTTTTTAGTTACCCGATACTAAACGAAAAAGATTCCCATATAAAAGGAGAACAATTCCATCGAATTTTGGAGGAAGTTACAAAAAAAGTATTTTCAGAAATAGAAATAGAATATTTTGATGAAGTTGCCTGTTCTGCTTTAAGTTATGGAATAGAAGGTAATTATATATGTATAGTAGACATAGGTGGCTCTACAACTTCCCTATCTGTTGTCAAGTTAGAGAATAATACCTCAGTAATTTTTACAAGTCAGAGTTTTGCTTTCGGTGGAAAAGATATTGATGAAATTATTTCTAATAATACAAAGTTTGATCTTCGGAAAGCAGAAGAAATAAAAATTCAACTTTCAAACAGTGAATCAACTGAACTAGAAGGAAGGAATTTTTATAGAAATGATTTAGAAGAGTGGATTAGTAAGGAAGGCTATTATGAAGTTATCAAAAATGAAATTGGGAAAATTTTTGAAGAGTTGAATTCTAGAAGAATTCAAAAAGAAGAATTATCTCACTTAATTTTTGTCGGAGGCACAACAAAAATTCCTTCTATAAAAAAAGCTATTATTGATAAGTTTAAAGTTCATAATCCAGATATAATTAACGAGGATGGGAATGTATTTGGTAGTGTGTCACATGGAGGAGCATTACTTTCAACTGGCATTAAAAAAAATCCCTATTTGAACTATTTTTATGGAATTCGAGTAATCAATGAAGGACAAAAACGAAATGATTACCAGATCATTTTTTGGGGAAATTCTCAATCTAAAATCGGAGACATGAAAAAAGCAGAATTTATAAGATTTATTTCTGAGAAAGCAGAAGAAACTATTTATTATCCAATTGAGCTTTCTATTCATGAATTTAATCTAGATGATTTAACTGCTACTTTTCAAGCTGGGAACCCTGTTTATAATGTTAATAACGATAAGCATGGAGTATTGGTGGGCAACGTGGAATTTTCAAAAGTAATTCAACCAAACTTTGTCTTAAAGTTTTTTATTACGGAAGACAAAGATCTACGAGTCACCATTTATTATGATAAGGAAGTAGGTAGTGAATATAATGATGAATTTATTTGTAAGGTAAGATAA
- a CDS encoding ImmA/IrrE family metallo-endopeptidase, giving the protein MESKFASEIQRLFNLIEYKSGAVDLNKVAEKLGIRVIEEDLPDNVSGVLDCRTKEEPIVLLNSHHHPNRRRFSLAHEIAHFVLHKMSGVHMDTKIFLRSDSPNLHGIKIEREANQFAAELLMPEEQIRVAWKNLPENWFDESPLQWIAKEFKVSEGALFIRLKQLKGIGLIW; this is encoded by the coding sequence ATGGAATCAAAATTTGCGAGTGAGATTCAACGATTATTTAATTTAATAGAATACAAATCAGGTGCTGTGGATTTGAATAAAGTTGCAGAGAAGCTTGGAATTAGAGTTATCGAAGAAGATCTGCCGGATAACGTTTCTGGTGTGTTGGATTGTAGGACAAAAGAAGAACCAATTGTTCTTTTAAACTCACACCATCATCCAAATAGAAGAAGATTTTCTTTAGCCCATGAGATTGCTCATTTTGTTTTGCATAAGATGAGTGGAGTCCATATGGATACTAAGATTTTTCTACGCTCCGATTCTCCCAATCTACACGGGATCAAAATCGAGCGAGAAGCAAACCAATTTGCTGCAGAGCTTCTAATGCCCGAAGAGCAAATAAGAGTAGCATGGAAGAATTTGCCTGAAAATTGGTTTGATGAAAGTCCTTTGCAATGGATAGCAAAAGAATTTAAAGTCAGCGAAGGCGCCCTTTTTATTCGTTTAAAACAGTTGAAAGGAATTGGGTTGATTTGGTGA
- a CDS encoding exonuclease domain-containing protein has translation MKFSSDIVIFDLEASCKTFGRNEIEESNIIEIGAVKLDKKTLEVKSEFSELIKPSEYEILPEISKITNITPEMVSDKPIFKDVFLKFIDWYGEKNKSTLSSFGIYYDLPLLRKEVRVSGLNYSNYFVGGGLDVRSLAIYWLAKNNHSTSGISIEHLLQKMEIQTDFQFHRALDDAKATSLILQKVMMG, from the coding sequence TTGAAATTCTCATCCGACATCGTTATCTTTGACCTAGAAGCATCTTGCAAAACCTTCGGACGAAACGAAATCGAAGAAAGCAACATAATAGAAATAGGCGCAGTTAAACTAGACAAAAAGACATTAGAAGTGAAATCAGAATTCTCAGAGCTAATCAAACCAAGTGAATATGAAATTCTTCCTGAGATTAGCAAGATAACAAACATTACCCCCGAAATGGTTTCGGATAAACCAATCTTCAAAGATGTATTTTTGAAATTTATAGATTGGTATGGGGAAAAGAATAAATCTACGTTATCAAGTTTTGGGATTTATTATGATTTGCCTCTACTTCGAAAAGAAGTTCGAGTGTCGGGTTTGAATTATAGTAATTATTTTGTCGGTGGGGGACTTGATGTTAGAAGTCTAGCTATTTACTGGCTAGCAAAGAATAACCACTCGACCTCTGGCATTTCAATTGAACACCTTTTACAAAAAATGGAGATTCAAACAGACTTTCAATTTCACCGTGCCTTAGACGATGCAAAGGCAACGAGTTTGATTTTACAAAAAGTGATGATGGGGTAG
- a CDS encoding bifunctional (p)ppGpp synthetase/guanosine-3',5'-bis(diphosphate) 3'-pyrophosphohydrolase — protein MISIESRKAIEFSALKLKHVVRKRTGLPYYTHIVRVICFLLEHGVRDNSILSAGALHDNIEEGGCSVEELSKHFKEPTVKLVVELTDSSIDDSLVLKQHKIFLAKYVYSHEAILISCSDKYDNFYENISEYKLGLTKFTPSKIDYYFGLYKSFEYRLQKKHDPVLESMLKDYRLLLDRFENEVK, from the coding sequence ATGATAAGTATAGAGTCGAGAAAGGCAATTGAATTCTCAGCGTTAAAATTAAAGCATGTGGTTCGTAAGCGAACAGGCTTACCATATTATACCCATATTGTACGAGTTATTTGCTTTCTTTTAGAACATGGAGTAAGAGATAATTCGATATTATCCGCCGGAGCATTGCATGACAATATCGAAGAAGGTGGCTGCTCTGTAGAAGAACTAAGTAAACATTTTAAAGAACCTACGGTTAAACTTGTAGTAGAATTAACCGATTCGTCTATTGACGACTCTTTAGTATTGAAGCAACATAAAATCTTTCTTGCAAAATATGTTTATTCTCACGAAGCCATATTAATAAGCTGCAGTGATAAATACGATAATTTCTATGAGAATATCTCTGAATATAAATTGGGGCTTACTAAGTTTACGCCTAGTAAGATAGATTATTACTTTGGACTCTATAAATCATTCGAATACAGACTACAAAAAAAGCATGACCCTGTATTGGAAAGTATGCTAAAAGACTATCGACTGTTACTTGATAGATTTGAGAATGAAGTTAAATAA
- a CDS encoding metallophosphoesterase, giving the protein MNQKIIIVGDTHGNFEIIEEIFQKENASGEVVAILHAGDIGVYDENSIGVLDEATGKYSGRMSQKEIKNILRHNDPIGEFLPYLKGEKKFSVPVYNIAGNHEDFDLYDDLLEDRIKVENFIPLKQNQVHTIDFAKQKLKIAGLGKIFPRSETSRFGRQHISEEEYSRSRKTLSSNKVDFFFSCMSLLI; this is encoded by the coding sequence ATGAACCAGAAAATAATTATTGTCGGTGATACACACGGAAATTTTGAGATCATTGAAGAAATATTTCAAAAAGAAAATGCGTCAGGCGAAGTAGTCGCCATTTTACATGCAGGAGATATTGGTGTATATGATGAAAATTCCATTGGTGTTTTAGATGAGGCTACTGGTAAGTATTCGGGAAGAATGTCACAGAAGGAAATTAAAAATATTCTCCGACATAATGACCCAATAGGAGAATTTCTACCTTACCTAAAAGGAGAGAAGAAATTTTCTGTTCCAGTATACAATATTGCGGGGAATCACGAAGACTTTGACTTATATGATGATCTACTAGAAGACAGAATAAAGGTTGAAAACTTTATCCCTTTAAAACAAAATCAAGTGCATACAATAGACTTTGCAAAGCAAAAGTTAAAGATTGCAGGTCTTGGGAAGATTTTTCCTCGCTCTGAAACTTCTAGATTCGGGCGACAGCATATTTCAGAAGAAGAATATTCTAGAAGTAGGAAAACTCTTAGCTCTAATAAGGTTGATTTTTTTTTCTCTTGCATGAGCCTCCTTATTTAG
- a CDS encoding metallophosphoesterase: MNQKLIIIGDTHGNYEVIEKIFQKENALGGVVAILHAGDIGVYDENSIGVLDEVTCKYTGRLTEREIKLIIRHNNPVGEFLPYIKGEKKFPVPFYNIEGNHEDFDLYDELLDGKVKVENFIPLHPSKVYEIEFGKQRLKIAGLGKIFPRPGSDKIGPLHIRDKDFDLIKRTLSKGVDIFLLHEPIYLSRQKEYQGWMSFGSPRITKLIRESRPSKVFIGHMHFEYFNILGNSNIYGLGYGVVGRYAVINTDLSVEFKSVKDDPIKLTEVKMGIEANIYG; encoded by the coding sequence ATGAACCAGAAACTAATAATAATTGGCGATACACACGGAAATTATGAAGTCATTGAAAAGATATTTCAAAAAGAAAATGCGTTAGGCGGAGTAGTCGCCATTTTACATGCAGGAGATATTGGTGTATATGATGAAAATTCTATTGGTGTTTTAGATGAGGTTACTTGTAAGTATACAGGAAGACTTACTGAGCGCGAAATCAAATTAATCATTCGGCACAATAACCCTGTAGGAGAGTTTTTACCGTATATTAAAGGAGAAAAAAAGTTTCCTGTCCCTTTTTATAATATTGAAGGAAATCATGAAGATTTTGATTTGTATGATGAACTATTAGATGGTAAAGTGAAAGTGGAAAACTTTATCCCTTTGCATCCGAGTAAGGTTTATGAAATAGAATTCGGAAAGCAGAGACTAAAAATTGCAGGTTTAGGAAAGATATTTCCCCGTCCTGGAAGTGATAAGATAGGTCCCCTGCATATCAGAGACAAAGATTTCGACCTAATTAAGAGAACGCTAAGTAAAGGAGTTGATATATTTTTACTTCATGAACCAATATATCTTTCTAGACAAAAAGAATATCAAGGATGGATGTCTTTTGGCAGTCCGAGGATAACAAAACTTATTCGGGAGTCTCGTCCTTCTAAAGTTTTTATCGGACATATGCACTTTGAATATTTTAATATATTAGGAAATTCTAATATATATGGATTAGGATATGGAGTAGTAGGACGTTATGCGGTAATTAATACTGATCTTTCTGTAGAATTTAAATCTGTAAAGGATGACCCTATAAAATTAACGGAAGTGAAAATGGGAATTGAGGCAAATATATATGGATGA
- a CDS encoding immunity 26/phosphotriesterase HocA family protein: MVTTPKKQKRTMGSIVKVPLEKGFHTYARILGVDIAFYDLRTKEEITNMKEIVSSPILFITAVNYYAITKGLWEKVGKASLEEYPVTIPPQFVQNPLNPEQFFIEEKGIRRPATKEECKGLERSAVWTPEGIQKRLNDYYAGRNNYYVQKDHSLDSSFSKKEKVA, encoded by the coding sequence ATGGTTACGACACCGAAAAAACAAAAGAGGACGATGGGTTCCATTGTAAAAGTTCCCCTTGAAAAAGGGTTTCATACGTATGCTAGAATCTTAGGTGTTGATATTGCTTTTTATGATCTGCGCACAAAAGAAGAAATCACAAACATGAAAGAAATTGTTTCTTCTCCGATATTGTTTATTACTGCGGTCAATTATTATGCGATTACAAAAGGTCTTTGGGAGAAAGTTGGTAAAGCATCTTTAGAGGAATATCCTGTTACCATTCCGCCTCAATTTGTACAAAATCCATTAAACCCCGAACAATTCTTCATTGAAGAAAAGGGAATTCGCCGACCTGCGACCAAAGAAGAATGCAAAGGATTAGAACGATCCGCAGTCTGGACACCAGAAGGAATCCAAAAACGGCTGAATGATTACTATGCAGGGCGTAATAACTATTATGTGCAAAAAGATCACAGTTTAGATAGCTCCTTTAGCAAGAAAGAAAAAGTAGCTTGA
- a CDS encoding helix-turn-helix transcriptional regulator — MENQKQFYTAIGRRIADARQSMGLSQEYAAEKIGVTRVTWNHIEKGNQKLSLDRLMDIAVLLQISPSKLVPGFVSDDPTDVSTEKNFSSDEQTFVLEKLDKYKKDIKK, encoded by the coding sequence ATGGAAAATCAAAAGCAATTTTATACTGCAATCGGAAGACGAATTGCAGATGCTAGGCAGTCTATGGGCTTGTCCCAAGAATACGCTGCGGAGAAAATCGGTGTTACCCGTGTTACTTGGAATCATATTGAAAAGGGAAATCAAAAACTAAGTCTAGATAGACTGATGGATATTGCAGTTCTTTTGCAAATTTCTCCATCCAAATTGGTTCCCGGTTTTGTATCAGATGACCCAACGGACGTTTCTACCGAAAAGAACTTTTCATCTGACGAACAAACCTTTGTCTTGGAAAAGTTAGATAAATATAAAAAAGATATAAAGAAATAA
- a CDS encoding DUF1257 domain-containing protein, with the protein MSHFTRVVVKLKEKEVIKEALKELGYEIKEGNQEIIDYYKTKKKVEWLIVGNGSKIGINFSGEEIEVIADWWGNKVKEDEFMNSLKQKYSIRQVKKTVDEKMHNYRPILESSGDNGEYRIVLKQIRD; encoded by the coding sequence ATGTCACATTTTACAAGAGTTGTGGTCAAGTTAAAGGAAAAAGAAGTAATCAAGGAAGCTCTAAAAGAACTTGGATATGAGATAAAAGAAGGAAATCAAGAAATCATTGATTATTATAAAACTAAGAAAAAGGTAGAATGGCTTATTGTAGGCAATGGCTCAAAAATAGGTATTAATTTCTCCGGTGAAGAAATTGAAGTAATTGCGGATTGGTGGGGAAATAAAGTTAAAGAAGATGAATTTATGAATTCGTTAAAACAAAAATATTCCATCAGACAAGTAAAAAAGACAGTAGATGAAAAAATGCACAATTATCGACCTATCCTTGAGTCATCGGGGGATAATGGTGAATATAGAATTGTATTGAAACAAATTCGAGATTAA
- a CDS encoding radical SAM protein: protein MPENIEQNVFKNRNLLNLAGIIQSSRSNGPGSRAVIFFQGCKFNCPGCYNPQTHSFKRNEIISPVDLLIKLSESNPIEGITISGGEPFEQKEGLYELLKLSKEVYGYSNIVYTGNSKEEIEQKFFAYIDVLIEGRFEFEHPEKDYIRGSTNQRFHFFSNRYNKEDLKRNGDSEIIFLLDGSIMVTGFAKVEI from the coding sequence ATGCCTGAGAATATAGAACAGAACGTTTTTAAAAATAGAAACCTGCTTAACTTAGCTGGAATTATCCAATCTAGTCGATCGAACGGACCTGGAAGTAGGGCTGTTATATTTTTTCAAGGATGTAAATTCAATTGTCCTGGTTGCTATAACCCACAAACCCATAGTTTCAAAAGAAATGAAATCATCTCTCCGGTAGATTTACTTATAAAACTCAGTGAGTCAAATCCGATTGAAGGAATAACGATTAGTGGAGGTGAGCCTTTTGAGCAAAAAGAAGGTTTATATGAATTGTTAAAATTATCCAAAGAAGTTTATGGTTATTCTAATATTGTTTATACAGGTAACAGCAAAGAAGAAATTGAGCAAAAGTTTTTTGCTTATATTGATGTATTAATTGAAGGGAGGTTTGAATTTGAACATCCCGAAAAAGATTACATTCGTGGTTCAACAAACCAAAGGTTTCATTTCTTTAGTAATAGGTACAATAAGGAAGACTTGAAAAGAAACGGGGATTCCGAGATTATATTTTTATTAGATGGTTCCATAATGGTAACAGGTTTTGCAAAAGTAGAGATTTAA
- a CDS encoding serine/threonine protein phosphatase, which produces MNTEKIIAIGDIHGCLDELNEILEMVKSYPEHRLVFLGDYIDRGPFSDGVLSRLRELEDAIFLCGNHELWLMQAVNGMKNKKEKIKYLKDKKISESNFQWLKDNLQFIYQTENYIFTHSGLNKQKSLEEQNDNDYTFSKYESDYLNLTSKVVVCGHSSLPEVLIENNKIQVDTGCAVGGHLSAILLPEKIVIRSQQTENYLKASVQDIIKNFKKQIQKPKH; this is translated from the coding sequence ATGAATACAGAAAAAATTATCGCTATTGGGGATATTCATGGTTGTCTCGATGAACTAAATGAGATATTGGAAATGGTAAAATCTTATCCAGAACATCGGTTGGTATTTTTAGGAGACTATATTGATAGGGGACCATTTTCTGATGGAGTACTGTCTAGATTGAGAGAATTAGAAGATGCAATTTTTCTTTGTGGAAATCATGAACTATGGCTAATGCAAGCGGTAAACGGAATGAAAAATAAAAAAGAGAAAATTAAGTATTTAAAAGATAAGAAAATTTCGGAAAGCAACTTCCAGTGGCTAAAGGATAACCTGCAATTTATTTATCAAACAGAGAATTATATTTTTACCCATTCAGGTTTAAATAAACAGAAATCTCTTGAAGAGCAAAATGATAATGATTATACCTTTTCCAAGTATGAATCGGATTATCTTAATTTAACCTCCAAAGTCGTAGTTTGTGGTCATAGCAGTCTACCTGAAGTTTTAATAGAAAATAATAAAATACAAGTTGATACTGGATGTGCTGTGGGTGGTCATTTATCGGCAATACTTTTACCTGAAAAGATTGTAATTCGTAGTCAGCAAACGGAAAACTATTTGAAAGCATCCGTGCAGGATATAATCAAAAATTTTAAAAAGCAAATACAAAAACCAAAACATTGA
- a CDS encoding AAA family ATPase, with product MSTNKNSFQEDLELNLNAGQPYIWIETFEPEVALRIILKFFEKSNYNKMVYFTILGVRTYQKNKDKIEESLDAKFNLDDILNEIEQGKSPKVIYVLDGIHRYIDFYKTEKERTLLLQIKAMYPILQTITSHIIFLSPIVENIPIEIRDYIEVMDLPLPSKEEIIDLIDKFKEIKIPKQNAIEQNLKNSRAEASMVLTEINIIKALQKGMLKTNVQNNGLKITKNIIPSITTEKKQIIRKSGILELISVQENFDSVGGLNNLKQWIKNRKICLKAEAREYGIPQPKGVALVGVPGAGKSLSCKVISTVMELPLLRLDFGRIYGSYVGESEKNLRNAIKITEAMSPCILWIDELEKGIAGSHTGSGGTSMSEISQRIFGTFITWMQERKSTVFIVATANKPRLLPPELLRKGRFDEIFFVGFPTNKEREEIFKVHLGKYRTEKNKISFEGIKDKLE from the coding sequence ATGTCTACCAATAAAAATAGTTTTCAAGAAGACCTCGAATTAAATTTAAATGCAGGACAGCCTTACATTTGGATAGAAACTTTTGAACCAGAAGTAGCTTTGAGAATAATCTTAAAATTCTTTGAAAAATCTAATTATAATAAAATGGTATATTTTACTATTTTAGGAGTTAGAACTTATCAAAAAAATAAGGATAAAATTGAAGAAAGCTTAGACGCAAAATTTAATTTAGATGACATTTTAAATGAAATTGAACAAGGAAAAAGTCCAAAGGTAATTTATGTTTTAGATGGTATCCATAGGTACATTGACTTTTATAAAACGGAAAAAGAAAGAACTTTACTTTTACAAATCAAAGCGATGTACCCCATATTACAAACGATTACATCACATATAATTTTTTTATCTCCAATCGTAGAAAATATTCCAATTGAGATAAGAGATTATATAGAGGTTATGGATCTTCCGCTGCCTAGTAAAGAAGAAATAATTGACTTAATCGATAAATTTAAGGAAATTAAAATACCTAAACAGAATGCAATAGAGCAGAATTTAAAAAATAGCCGTGCAGAAGCAAGTATGGTATTAACTGAAATTAATATTATAAAAGCTCTGCAAAAAGGAATGTTAAAAACCAACGTTCAAAATAATGGACTCAAAATTACTAAAAATATTATTCCCTCCATTACCACAGAAAAGAAACAAATTATTAGAAAATCTGGAATTTTAGAATTGATTTCAGTTCAAGAAAACTTCGATAGCGTAGGTGGACTAAATAATTTAAAACAATGGATAAAAAATAGAAAAATATGCTTGAAAGCAGAAGCAAGAGAGTATGGAATTCCACAACCAAAAGGCGTTGCATTAGTAGGCGTTCCCGGAGCAGGTAAAAGTCTTTCCTGTAAAGTGATTTCTACTGTCATGGAGTTACCCCTTTTACGTTTAGATTTTGGACGAATTTATGGTTCATATGTCGGGGAGTCTGAAAAAAATTTACGAAATGCAATTAAAATTACAGAGGCGATGAGTCCCTGTATTTTATGGATTGATGAATTAGAAAAAGGAATTGCGGGAAGTCATACTGGAAGTGGTGGAACCAGTATGAGTGAGATCAGCCAGAGAATATTTGGAACCTTTATTACATGGATGCAAGAAAGAAAAAGTACTGTATTCATTGTTGCAACTGCAAATAAACCACGGCTACTTCCACCTGAGTTACTTCGCAAAGGTAGATTTGATGAAATCTTTTTTGTAGGTTTTCCGACTAACAAGGAACGGGAAGAAATTTTCAAAGTTCATTTGGGAAAGTATCGAACTGAAAAGAATAAAATTAGTTTTGAAGGAATTAAAGATAAACTTGAATAG
- a CDS encoding DUF4469 domain-containing protein — translation MVKYTLFKNKLSTSAIAPYLPKTLLEGTLSFEQFIKALAYGSTATAADVKAVLENIERVCIEHLSQGRSVNLGFCTIRPQVKGSFQNPEDSFTAEKNWIEVSFAPNPTFQKKVTLEAKLQRVAQNKTLPLLLSLENHTTGLEASMVAGDLLTLHGENLKFDKSAANVGVFFEHAGIEQRVSEYSQVSGKVVSFKVPNGLVSGESYKLKLKSIFGQEIRTGELEYEVRAA, via the coding sequence ATGGTTAAGTATACATTGTTTAAAAATAAGTTGAGTACGTCGGCAATTGCCCCGTATCTCCCCAAAACCCTGCTTGAAGGAACTCTTTCCTTTGAGCAATTCATTAAGGCTCTCGCCTATGGCTCCACCGCTACAGCAGCAGATGTAAAAGCTGTTCTGGAAAACATAGAGCGAGTATGTATAGAACATCTTTCACAAGGTAGAAGTGTGAATCTAGGATTTTGCACGATCAGACCACAAGTGAAAGGAAGTTTTCAAAACCCGGAAGATAGCTTCACTGCAGAGAAGAATTGGATTGAAGTTTCCTTTGCTCCAAATCCAACTTTCCAAAAGAAAGTCACTCTCGAAGCAAAGCTCCAACGGGTAGCACAAAACAAAACTCTTCCCCTCCTCTTGTCTCTCGAAAACCACACCACTGGATTAGAAGCTTCAATGGTTGCCGGTGACCTACTCACTCTTCATGGTGAAAACTTGAAGTTTGACAAGTCAGCGGCTAACGTGGGTGTATTCTTCGAGCATGCAGGAATAGAACAAAGAGTATCCGAATACTCACAAGTTTCAGGAAAAGTAGTTTCCTTCAAGGTACCAAACGGGCTGGTATCTGGAGAAAGTTACAAACTGAAATTGAAAAGTATCTTCGGACAAGAAATAAGAACAGGAGAATTGGAATACGAAGTTAGAGCAGCGTAG